From Oncorhynchus kisutch isolate 150728-3 unplaced genomic scaffold, Okis_V2 scaffold1665, whole genome shotgun sequence, the proteins below share one genomic window:
- the LOC116367379 gene encoding putative short-chain dehydrogenase/reductase family 42E member 2, giving the protein MGTGRVLVTGGAGYFGLRLGRALVSQGVSVVLLDLHKPQWDTPDGTVFHQSDIRDYDSLYKICEGVDCIFHTASYGMSGPEQLRKEQVESVNVGGTNNVINVCVEKGITRLVYTSTINVTFAGKPIEEGDEDSLPCVPLDMHIDHYSRTKSISDQMVLTANGRSLKGGGLLRTCVLRPSGIYGPEERRHLHRVMVNVERRLFSFSFGNRQAKMNWVHVDNLVLAHILAAESLTPKRNCVASGQAYFINDGESVNLFEWLTPLFEKLGYSRPLIHLPVSLVYSAAILMECLHLALRPIVEIPLLFTRNEVRNIAVSHTFKIEKARRDLGYCPRRYSLGDSVDQYIRSRPSRSRPSPLGPSRTVPLLLVLLLLLGFSLAVLLLCSWLWDH; this is encoded by the exons ATGGGGACAGGCAGGGTGCTGGTGACCGGGGGAGCAGGGTATTTCGGGTTGAGGCTGGGGAGAGCTCTGGTCAGCCAGGGAGTGTCTGTGGTGCTGCTGGATCTTCACAAGCCACAGTGGGATACTCCAGACGGTACTGTCTTCCATCAG AGTGACATCCGGGACTATGATTCTCTGTATAAGATCTGTGAGGGGGTCGACTGTATATTCCACACCGCTTCCTATGGGATGTCAGGCCCAGAACAG CTGAGGAAAGAGCAGGTGGAGTCGGTCAATGTCGGAGGGACGAACAACGTCATTAATG TGTGTGTGGAGAAGGGCATCACCAGGCTGGTCTACACCAGTACGATCAACGTGACGTTTGCTGGAAAACCCATAGAGGAGGGCGACGAGGACTCATTGCCCTGTGTGCCCCTGGACATG CACATAGACCACTACTCCAGGACCAAATCTATCTCTGACCAGATGGTCCTAACAGCCAATGGACGCTCACTCAAAG GTGGGGGTCTCTTGCGGACCTGTGTTCTAAGACCCTCAGGCATCTACGGGCCAGAAGAGAGACGACACCTACACAGGGTTATG gtgaATGTGGAGCGCCGGTTGTTCAGTTTTAGCTTTGGAAACCGCCAGGCCAAGATGAACTGGGTCCATGTGGACAACCTGGTGTTGGCCCACATCCTGGCTGCTGAGAGCCTCACACCCAAGAGGAACTGTGTGGCT AGTGGACAGGCCTACTTCATCAACGACGGGGAATCTGTCAACCTGTTTGAATGGTTAACACCACTG tTTGAGAAGCTGGGGTACAGCCGACCGTTGATACACTTGCCTGTCTCACTGGTCTATTCAGCAG CCATTCTGATGGAATGTTTACACCTGGCTCTGAGGCCAATAGTGGAGATCCCTCTGCTCTTCACCAGAAATGAG GTGAGGAACATTGCAGTGAGCCACACCTTCAAGATCGAGAAGGCCCGTCGAGACCTGGGCTACTGCCCCAGACGCTACAGCCTGGGGGACTCAGTGGACCAGTACATACGGTCCCGACCATCCCGCTCCAGGCCCTCCCCCCTAGGCCCCTCTCGGACTGTTCCCCTGCTCCTGGTCCTCCTGCTGCTGTTGGGGTTCAGCCTGGCTGTCCTCCTACTTTGCTCCTGGCTCTGGGATCACTAG